Proteins encoded together in one bacterium window:
- a CDS encoding formylglycine-generating enzyme family protein, translated as MPDLAIDGVASDQTVDSTESDMPDDLVIVDIDSDLGDDLNEDSPLDQREVFPIDVILEPSADSAIDAASDTETEPEPDPCDSCSATETCVSLLNDGCAEVAAFCADSVYEVDLATLLSAVGIDIGSLSIDTTINFPIVPEGPFLMGLDPDLGYGEDAERPQHVVTMGAYYLQENLVTVGNFFACRTAYEESGEAFGCETGSYKPHSGSALLCNYPDTGTGITDSNDLPMNCISWAGATQFCEWIGGRLPTEAEWEKAARGGCELHGDDPVGCEDEDSDNVDDRNYPWGVDTPDCDRACFYLFSSGCEGDPQSCIVGSRNEDPNNYDHYDMAGNVEEWVYDRYDAGLYLSRIDEDVGCPVVEPTTNMVVARGGWFSITDLTDLRVTARREHTKHSMVPNIGFRCVIDVQPPEVTPP; from the coding sequence ATGCCCGACCTGGCAATCGATGGGGTGGCCTCAGACCAGACCGTCGATTCAACCGAAAGCGACATGCCCGATGATTTGGTGATAGTCGATATCGATAGTGATTTGGGTGATGACCTCAATGAGGATTCCCCGCTCGACCAGCGAGAGGTTTTCCCGATCGACGTCATCTTGGAACCTTCTGCGGATTCCGCGATCGACGCAGCATCCGATACAGAAACGGAACCAGAACCAGACCCCTGCGATTCATGCAGCGCCACAGAGACTTGTGTCAGTTTATTGAACGACGGATGCGCAGAGGTAGCCGCTTTTTGCGCAGACTCCGTCTATGAGGTGGATCTCGCCACGCTCTTGAGTGCCGTAGGGATTGACATCGGCTCGTTGTCCATTGACACGACGATCAATTTCCCAATTGTGCCGGAAGGGCCGTTCCTGATGGGTTTGGATCCGGATCTTGGCTACGGCGAAGATGCGGAACGGCCTCAGCACGTCGTCACAATGGGAGCGTACTATCTTCAAGAGAACCTCGTTACCGTGGGAAACTTCTTCGCTTGTAGAACGGCCTACGAGGAGAGTGGGGAGGCATTCGGTTGCGAAACGGGCTCCTACAAACCTCATTCCGGCTCTGCTCTCTTGTGCAACTATCCAGATACCGGCACGGGAATCACTGACTCCAACGATTTGCCAATGAACTGCATATCCTGGGCTGGGGCGACGCAGTTTTGCGAGTGGATAGGTGGCCGGCTTCCAACCGAGGCCGAGTGGGAGAAAGCGGCCCGTGGGGGTTGTGAGCTACACGGAGATGATCCGGTTGGGTGTGAAGACGAAGATTCGGACAATGTAGATGATCGCAACTACCCGTGGGGGGTTGACACGCCAGATTGCGACCGAGCGTGTTTTTACCTCTTCAGTAGTGGGTGTGAGGGTGACCCTCAAAGCTGCATCGTTGGGTCGCGAAACGAGGATCCCAACAACTACGACCACTACGACATGGCGGGAAACGTCGAGGAGTGGGTCTACGATCGATACGATGCCGGTTTGTATTTATCTAGAATTGATGAGGACGTCGGGTGCCCAGTCGTGGAACCGACTACCAACATGGTCGTTGCTAGGGGAGGGTGGTTTTCGATCACCGATCTCACCGACCTTCGAGTGACGGCGAGACGGGAGCACACGAAGCACAGTATGGTGCCAAATATCGGTTTTCGTTGTGTAATCGATGTTCAGCCCCCAGAGGTTACGCCCCCCTGA